AGTCATCTTTGAGTGATTTAGCTGTTTCTAATAATAAATCAATACCTTTATGCTGAATTGCAATTCTACCTGTGAAAGCAATGATATGACTATTTAAATTTGCCATTTTGTCTGGAATTAAGGTAAGAGGATTATAAATCTTAACAGTCTGCTGGTTAAACTGCGAGTAGTTTTCGTAGTCAGAATCAGTCAATACAACTACTGTATCTGCTGCCTCTAATCCTTGCTTAAACTCATTGAGCATCCCTGCATAATATTGTGTTACATATGTGTTGAAGTTATTATGCATCCACGCAATCACGTTAATATTCGGCGTATTTTCCTTAATAAACGGTGCAAAACTTGTGAGTAGTCCCGCCGGTAAAATAACGCAACCGTAATCTTCTTCCTCTAGATATTCACACAAATCAGCAATTTGTTCAGCATATTCATCATATGGATTCTCTCCAAAGAAATTCAAAACACCGCTAGCTACTGGGCGTTTAGCAATTATCATCGGTGCCTTTAAATCATAATATGGTTCACCTTCACTTAACGAGTAAAATGCAACATCCATTTCTTCACTTAGTGTATTTCCCAAGACAGTTGCTGCTCTCTTAACACCATCCATTACAACATTCTCTAATGTAATTAATACCTTCATAAAATTCGCTGTTCCCAGATTGAAAACAGCTACCTCCCTTCTGTACCTTATGTTATACCCGTCACACCTTTCCAGCGTTTCAGAAGTTACCAAAAAACTCGGATCGAGCATTCTATTTAGATTCGGGCGATAGCTTCTTGTTAGGAATTCTATCATGAAAAAAAATGAAAAAAAAGCAAAACGACTTGCCATGAGTTTTCATTGAACATCTTTCTTTAATTTTAGGCTATTAATATTCTATATAATATTCTACTTAGCAGATGCCTTTTATTTGCTATAATAACCAATGAGGATACGAAGGGAAGGATTTAACTATGGATTTATCCAATAAAATTGCTAAAGTACATAATTTTTCTTTGGAACAAATGAGTTCAGATACAACTGGACACGGCTTTGATCATATTCTACGTGTAGTTAATATGACAAAAAAAATATTAAAAAATGAACCTGGTAACCCCCTAGTAGCAATTTCTGCCGCTTACCTTCACGATATCGCGGACGATAAATTAGTGTCAGATCCTGCTGTTCAAAACAGCAAAACGATTGATTTTTTAAGTGCTAATGCTTTTTCTGATAGTGAGATTTCTGAAATAATGTATATTACAAAGAATCTATCATTTAGTAGCTCTTTAGGTCAAAATCCGCCTGTACTATCTATTTCAGGTCAGATCGTCCAAGATGCGGATCGTCTAGATGCAATTGGTGCGATTGGGACATTACGTGCCATCTATTATGGTGGAAAACATTCACAAGTAATCTATGATCCAACGATTAAGCCTAGAATATTAAAAAATAAAACGGAATATCGTAATCTTTCTAAAGAAACGATTATCAATCATTTTTATGAAAAATTGCTCAATTTAAAAAAAATGATGAATACTTCTACTGCAAAAGAGATTGCTGAAGGCAGACAAGCTTTCATGTTAAGCTTTCTAAACGAATTTACTGATGAATGGAACGGAAAAATATAATAAAATTTAAATGGTAATCCAGGAGCTAGTTTTCTTATCACATCAGCTTTTTTTATTTTTTTAATAGTAATGTTTATCCTTAAAGCTTCAAACAGCCTTGACAGCTGGATTTTAATTAGATACTATTCTAAATTGTAATTATTACTATTAAAAGTTACATAATATATTTTGGAGGCTATTATTGTGAAAAAGAAAAACTATCTTTTCTTACTTTTATCTTTAATTTTGATTCTTGCTGGATGTTCAGCAAATACTCAAAAAAAATCGAAAGGAATTTCAGTCGTTGCTACAACTGACTTCTACGGAGAAGTTGCAAAAGCAGTTCTTGGGAATCATGGTTCGGTTACATCTATTATTAACAATCCTAACATTGATCCCCACGATTTTGAGCCAACCACTAAAACGGCAAAAACTGTCGCTAATAGCGATATCTTACTTTATAATGGTATTGGCTATGATTCATGGGCAAAAAAATTGTCTGGTGCTAAGAAAATTGCAGTTGGCGAAGATATTATGAATAAAAAGGATGGAGATAATGAACATCTTTGGTATAATAGTAAGACAATGCCTGCTGTTGCCGAATATTTAGCTAAACGATTCGGAAAAATTGATTCTAAACACAAAAAAGAATATTTAGCAAATGCTAAAAAATATGCGAATAGTCTTTCTAAATTAAATACCATGATTAATCAAATCAAAAAGAATAGTAATAATAAGTTAGTTGACGTTAGTGAACCGGTCTTTGATTACGCATTACAAGATATGGGATATCAGGTTAATAATGTGCATTTTTCTGACTCTGTTGAAAAGGGAACAGATCCTTCTCCTAGTGACATTAAAAATATGCAAAATGATATTAAAAACCATAAAATTGCGTTCTTTGTTCAAAACACACAGGCAAGTGATAAAGTTGTAAAAAACCTCGTAGCATTGTGTAAAAAATATAACGTCCCAGTGGTTAGTGTTACTGAGACATTACCAAAACACAAAGACTACTTTAATTGGATGAAAGGTGAATACCAACAAGTTCTAAATATTCAAAAAAGCGAGAGTTAGTCTAATATGAATTCAATGATGGAAGTTAAGAATCTGGATATTCAGGTTCCAGGGAAACAATTATTTAAAAACTTAAGTTTTACTGTTCCCTCCAATAAGTTAACCTGTATGACTGGTGAAAATGGAGTTGGTAAAACAACTTTGGTAAAACACATTTTGCAAAGTTTCAAGACAAAAGATGACCACATCGTTATTAATACGACTCGTGCCAAAACACAATATGTGCCTCAATTGCGCAATATTGATGACGAATTCCCATTAAGTATCCATGATTTTGTTGGATTAGGTCTACGTCAATCAAACTTATTATGGCATACTAAATCCGAGAAAAGATTGTTACAAGATATCATTCAAAAAACAAATCTTGCAACAATTGAAAAACGTCCTTTAGGTGCAGCCTCAGGTGGGGAAAAACAACGAGCTTTTTTAGCACAAGCTCTATGTGCTGAACCGAACTTGTTAATACTGGATGAATCAACTGCAAGTCTTGATACAAGTACAAAAAATGATTTACTTAGTTTAATTCGCTCTTTACTACTAGAACAGGACATCACTGTTTTATTCATCACACATGATCCCGAATTAATAGAGAAGTATGCAGATTATGAACTTCACTTGTCTCATTTGCAGGCAAAGCTCACTAGAAAGGAGCGTAAAGACTAATGCTGCAATTTGATTTCATGCGCTATGCTTTTATTGCAGGTATTTTTATCTCCTTAATATGTGGGGTAATGGGAACCTTCGTCGTTGCACGCCAAACTTCCTTCTTTACGCATACCCTTTCTGAAATTGGTTTTTCAGGAGCAGCCTTCGGAATTTTCTTGGGTATTAGTCCGCTCCTAGGTATGATTATTTTTACAATGACTAGTGCTTTATTTATCGGAATTTCAGGTGATCGTCTCAGTAGACGAGAAGCTTCCATTAGCCTTTTCTCAGGACTTTTTATTGGACTAGGGATTTTATTTCTTTCTCTATCTAGTAAACAATCCAGTTACGCAACTAATATCTTATTTGGTAGTATCGTGGGAATAAACATCGGAAATCTCTACTCTTTGGTAGCACTAAGTATATTGATTTTGATAGTCATCACTTTATTATTTAGACAATTAGCTTACAATTCTTTTGACGTGACTGGCTCACAATACAATCAGCATCTTAATCTATTGACTTCCATCGTTTTCTTAGGTTTGTTAGCTCTCACTATTAGTGTGACTTCTCAAATTATAGGTTCTTTGTTGATATTTGTCCTACTGACAATTCCTGCTTCTTCCGCTAAATACTATACATCTTCACTTTGGAAAATGATTTTTTTGTCCACCATTTTCTCACTCGGAGGTATTTGGATAGGCTTATATCTATCGTATATAACAAACTGGCCAGTTACTTTCTTTATTACAACAGTTGAGGCACTTATCTATTGTTCAGCTTTAATATGCCGCCAACTACAAGTTAGCAAGTTATCACTTAAAAATTAGTAGCTCTCCTCTATTAAAGTAGCTGGAGACATAATTTAAGCGATTCTACAGTATTAGGTGTTGATACACCTAATACTGTAGAATCGCTTTTTTCAGCTCAATAAAAAAGGGGCTGTGCCATAAGTCCTTCAAAATATAAGAGATTAGTGAAAATCGTTCTTTGATTTTCACTAATCTCTTCTTTTTGTTTATAAAACAGTTATAATTGGTGCCTTTCGCCACCAATTTTCTAATATTCATTGCCATCAAGGCAATTCCAGCTTCCCTTTTTACCTTCTCAAGACCTCTAACCGAAAATTTTTTAAAACCCAAACAAGCCTTCAATCCACCAAAAACTGATTCAACATCTATTTTACGTTGTCCGTAAATTGAACCAGTTTGGTGATTTGAAAGCAACTTGCGTTCCTTAGCTTTGAAATACTCCCATGCGCTATTAATACTTATTTTACGAGGATTTCCGTTTTTAGTGAATGCTCGGTGATCAATTTTAAAATCGTTATCGTATTTGTTTGCCTGATACTCTTTAAATTCACGTACAAATCCGTACTTATCTTTGCGCTTACGGTAAGCATAAAAACTAAATCTAACTCCCTGCAGATCAATAAAATAATCGTCTTTAGGATGATACGCCCAATTCATGACCTTACGGTCATCACTTTTCCATTTGCGACTATTTTCTTTTAACATTGTCCCATATGGAATTAACGCTGTATGTTCAGGTAATTCATCTTCGAGATATCGATAATTTGATTCTGAACCGTATCCTGCATCAGCCACAATATACTTACCTAAAGTTCCAGCTGCTTTTTGTTGCTGTAAAAAAGGAATTAATGTTTTGGTATCTCCTGGATTTTGAAAAATGCCGAAGGCAGTTACAAATTGTTTACTTGTGGCGATTTGTAGATTATAAGCCGGTTTTAGCTGTCCGTTGAGCATTGGATCTTCCTTAACACGCATGAAAGTTGCATCATGATCTGTTTTTGAATAACTATTTCTTTTACCATAAATTCTGGTTTGTATTTTATGAGCTAATAATTTAGTTTGCCGTAACTTAAGTTTTCGTTTTAAAGATTTTAGTTTTCGACGCCTTGACTTGTCTGGGTTTGGAGAGATATGTTCTTTTTCAATCTTTTTATTCAAATCTTTCAAGTCATTTTCTAACCGCAAGGTAATTTCATCAAGCATTTCTAAAGTAAGATCTGTCTCTGCTGGGAGCTGACACTTAAACTTAGCGTCATTTAATTCTTCCAGAAGGGTTATAATCGCAGAGCGATTAAGCTTGTCAAAACGAATCGTATTCTTACGCCAAACAAAACTATATTTATTGGCATCAGCTAAAATTTTAGTCCCGTCAATAAAAGTAACTTCATCAATAAAATTGTTTTGTTTCAGATATTTGGTTAGTTTTAGAATACATTGATTAATCAAGCTCTCAACTTCATCTGAAATTCTAAAACGACAAATTGTTCGGTAGGCTGGAACCTGTTCTTGTGTCAGCCAACGGGCTGCCAAATTCTCTTCTGCCAAGGTATTAATACGACGACTACTGAAGATACCTTTTGTGTACGCAAACAAAATTAATTTTAAAAGTACACGCAGATCATACTTACGCGGTCGTCCAAAGATGTAAGGATCATTAATTTTAAGGTCTTCAACTATTTGATTAATCATCCGTGCAGGATGATTTTCTTTTGGCTCCCAGTCAGTTTTAATACTAAGTACAGCCTGATTTATGTTATAATTATTGTACATTTTGATTATCCTTTCTATAGGGGATTGTTTTTAAAGGCACTGGCTGCAATCAGTGCTTTTTTATTTTTAATTATACCAAAAGAGCTTCACCAGAAAAATCATTACTTTCTCTGGTGAAGCTCTTTCACTTAGGGACTTATGGCACAGCCCCCTATAAAAATTTTTCACCAACAGCGGTTGAAAAAAGAGCCTAAATTTCTTATCTTGCTGTATTTCTAATTACTTGTTAATGCTTAAGCCTTGACCCTATACCACACACTTCTCACATTGATTTTCAATTTTCACTTAAAAAGTCTGAAATTATTTATTTTTTCTTATTTCTCTTACTCTGATTACCTCAGAAATTTCAATTAACTCGTTCTTTAGTTTATTGAAAGTTTTTTCTGAAATATTATCCGTATCAATCATTGTATAAGCAATCTGCTCACGACTGCGATTAATCATATTATCAATGTTAATATCATATTTAGCAAGAATTGTTGTTATTCTACCAACCATATTTGGAACGTTTTGATGAATTAAAGTAATTCGAAAATTAGAATCAAATGGCATCTCTACTGCTGGAAAATTAACAGAATTAACAATATTACCTGTTTCAAGATATTTTTTTAGCGTTTGGGCTGCCATTATTGCACCATTTATTTCAGCTTCAAGCGTTGTTCCACCAATATGTGGAGTAACAATAGTGCTCTCATGCTTGATAACCTTCTCTGAGCTAAAATCTGTCAGATACTGTGCTATTTTATGACTATCCAAAGCATCAATAACTGCATTCTCGTTAACTATTCCCCAACGTGAATAGTTTAAAAGAATAGCACCATCTTTGAGTTCAGCCAACTCCTTTGAAGAAATTAAATCTTTGTTACCTTCTGTGTAAGGAATATGAATCGTAACATAATCGCTTTTTTGTAATAATTCACTCAGATCTTTAGCACGTGGAATATCATTAGATAGACGCCAAGCATGTTCTACACTAATATATGGATCGTATCCAATTACATGCATTCCCAGATCTGCTGTTGCTCGTGCTACCCTAGAACCAACAGAACCAAGCCCTATTATCCCAATCGTTTTGCCTTGTAACTCAGTTCCTGCAAAATGATTCTTCCCTTTTTCTGTCTGCAGACTAACATCCGCTCCATTTAATTTTTTGGCCCATTGAACCGAAGAAAAAACTGGTCTGGTCGCTAGAATCAGCATTGCCACTATTAGTTCCTTAACCGCATTAGCATTTGAACCAGGTGTATTAAAGACAACTGTGCCATTTGAATTAGCTTCAACAAGTGGAATATTATTAACACCAACACCGGCTCTTGCAATTGCAAGCACACTTGTGCCAAATCTCGTTTTATGCATATCCTGACTTCTAATTAACAGTGCAGCGGGTTTATCAGTTTCATTAATTGTATACTTATCAGCAGGAAATTCAGCTGTACCTTCTGGAGCAATCATATTATAAGTCTTAATATCCAACATTTTAGTCCACTTCCTTATGCTCTAATTCAAATTTTTCCATAACAGTTATCAGTTTCTCGACACCCTCTATTGGAAAAGCATTATATAAGCTGGCTCTCATACCGCCCACTAATCGATGGCCCTTTAAGCCAACTAAGTTATTATCATTTGCTAAGGCGATAAATTGCTTATCTAATTCTGCGTTACCAGTTACAAAGGGAATATTAGTCAGTGAACGACTCTCAATAGCGACTGGTGATTGAAATACACTAGAAGAATCAAGATAATCATAAAGCAGCTTTGATTTCTTTCGATTCCGCTTTTCCATTTCATCCACCCCACCTTGCGCAAGAAGCCACTCAAAAACAAGACCCGCACAATAAATTGCAAAAACTGGCGGCGTATTTAACGTTGAATTTTTTGCTACTAATTTTTTGTAACTCAACATTGCTGGAAGATCAGGTGACTTTTCTACCAAATCATGGCGAATAATTACTACTGTCAGTCCAGCAGGTCCGATATTCTTTTGTGCACCTGCATATATCATTCCAAAATCTGTCACATTATATCTTTGTCCCAAGATATTTGACGACATATCGCCTATTATAGGTACTTCTTTAAAAGTAGGAACTATTTTGAATGCAGTTCCTTCAATTGTATTATTTAGAGTTATATGAACATAATCCGCATCTTCTTGTAAAGAATCATCTATTTCAGGAAGACTTGTGTACTTTGAATCTGCTCCACTAGTAATTTGTGTAACTTCTATACCATCAACTAATCTAGCTTCTTCAATAGCCCTTTGTGCCCAATGCCCAGTATCAACAAAATCTATTTTTTTCTTATTGATAGCAAGGTTCATTGGTGCCATTGTAAATTGGAGTGTTGCTCCACCTTGCAAAAACAAAACATCATATTCATCGGGAATATTCATCAATTTACGAAGATTCCCTTCAGCATTCTTTTGAATATCAGCAAAAAGTGAGGAACGATGACTAATCTCCATAACACTCATACCACTATTTTTATACGATAATAATTCTCGTTGAACCTTTTCTAAAACTTCCTTTGGCATAACAGCCGGTCCAGCAGAAAAATTGTAAACAATCGCCATATTCCTTCACTTCTTTCTAATTAATTTTAAAGTATGCCCTAATATTCGAATATAGACAAAGTTAGGTTAGATGTCAATGCTATTTGTAATAAATAATCAATTTAATACATATCTTTTTTACTGTGTATGTTCAACTTTCCAAATAAAGAAGATTATAATTTGATTAAAGAATGTAAACTTAATATTCTTGTAATAATATGAATTAAACTTTATCAATGATCTCTGTAAAAGTAATAACTAACAACGATTGTAATTACACTCCTTCTTAAGATCTTTGTAACATTTTTGTAATATTCTTAAAAAAAAAAAGCCTGATATATTCCTTTAAATCCTGATATATCAACACTTTAGCTCATACAAATTATCTTTTTAAAAAATTTTTCGTTTAAAAAGCCTGATATTTCAGCAACTATTTGCATTTTGTTACATAAAGGCTTAAACTGTAATATTTTTTGTACTGTTATGCAACAAAGATGGATTACAATCAAGCTATTGGTTAATAAAATCATAAAATAAAAAAGTAGGAGTGAATTAATTTGAAACGTACAACAAAAACATTATTAGCAAGCACTGTTGGTGCGGCTGGTTTATTTCTTGCTTCTACAACGAATGCAAGTGCCTCAACAACCGTCAAAGTAAATAAGAACGATACAGTTTGGGATCTCTCACAAAAATATGGTGTTTCTATCAAGTCTATTGAAGCTTTAAATAACATTAATCAAAATAGCCATTTAATTGTTGAAAGCCAAACGTTAACTATTCCCGATAGTGATAATACTTCTAGTTCATCAAACACAAGCTCTACTTCTTCGGCTGCAACTTCTACTGTCGCAGTCACTGAAGGAGATTCTCTTTGGGCAATTGCTCAAAAATATAATACAACAGTTGACAGTTTACGTTCATTAAATGGATTATCATCAACAGAAACATTAATTAGAACTGGTCAAACTCTCAAAGTTAGTGGTTCTGCGGATACTAGTGCTACAACAACATCTTCAGATACTCAAAGTAGCACAAGTACAGAAAGTTCTACAAAGACATCTTCTGTTACAGTTTCCGCAAACCATGTTACATATACAGTTAAGTCTGGGGATTCACTTTATACAATTGCCCAAGCTTATGGTGTTACTGTAGCTTCTCTACGTTCTTCTAATACTTTGGGTTCAGCTATTTTGCCAGGACAAACATTGACAATCAATGATCCTACAAAAACACCTGCTACAACTACTACAACAGATTCAAGCAATTCTACTAGTTCATCTACGGCTACTGCTACAAGTTCTACGACTACGGCTGCTACAAGTAGCTCTGCTAGTTCTACACCTGCTGCTACTGCAAGTTCTACGGCTGCTACGAGTTCATCAACTGCTGCTGCAAGTTCAAGTGCAACAACTGCTGCTTCTACAACAACAGCAAGTAGTACAACATCGACGACAAGTAGCACTACTACAACTTCTTCGTCATCGGTTTCTACATCGTCAGTCGTTGCATATGCAGAATACTTAGCAACTCAAAGGATTCCTTATGTATATGGTGGTACAACATTAAGTGGCTTTGATTGCTCTGGCTTTGTTCAATATGTATATGCTCACTTTGGTGTTTCATTGCCTCGTACTTCACAAGCTCAATCAACAATCGGTACAGCAGTTGCTGTTAGCCAAGCAAAAGCTGGTGACTTATTATTCTGGGGTTCACAAGGTTCATCATGGCATGTAGGGATCTATGTTGGTGGTACAAGTTATGTAGCCGCTCCATCAAGTGGTCAAAATGTCAGTCTTAAGAGTTTCCAATATTTCCAACCTACTTTCGCAATTCACATGAACTAATTAACTATAAAAAAAGTTACGATGGTGAAGTGAACCCCCGAGATTGGACAACAATCTCGGGGGTTTACTATGACTAAATTTAATTTAGAGTTACGGATTTCTATTGTGACAGAATATTTAACGGGTATTAGTTCCATTCAATTGGCCAGAAAATACCATATTGCCAACAATGAAACGATTCTCCTATGGGTTCATCGCTTTAATCGTTTTGGCATTGCAGGATTAAAACCGAAATCTATGAATTTGGAATACTCTAGTGAATTCAAGATAGAAGTATTAAACTGGAAACAACAGCACAAAGCTTCGCTTCCAGAAACAGCACTACATTTCAACCTCTCTTCACCAAGTACTATCTGGCAATGGCAAAGAAAGTTTGATTTAGAGGGGCTCAGTGGACTAAATAGAGTGAGAGGAAATCCAAAGACTATGTCTAAACATAAAAAAGTGACCAAACCCACAACGGCACAAATCCAAGCACGCCACGATAAAAATGAGTTAAAGCAACTCAAGCAAGAAAATAAGATGTTAAGAATCGAGAACGAATTTTTAAAAAAACTCGATGCCTTAGATCACGAAAAATCAGCTCACGAGAAACCGTGACCTTAATTGATGATCTGAGGCGGGTCTTCAAAACGTCGATTAGTTTTATCCTTAAAGCCGTTAAGGTACCACGTAGCACGTACTATTACACTAAGCACAGTCAGGGACGAGAATATGAGAATGACCAGGTTATCCAAGCCATTGATGAAATTCGGCAAACAGATGCCAAGTATACTCAAAAATACGGTTACCGTCGCATAACGTTAGTTATGCATGAACAGGGATTTAAAGTTAATCATAAACGCGTCCTCCGAATTATGAAGGAGCAAGGCTGGACATGTCAGGCCTTTAATAAGCAAACTCGCAAATATAACTCATACAAAGGAACTGTTGGTAGAATAGCCAAAAATAAGTTACACCGTCGATTCAAGACAGATCGACCATATCAAAAACTCGTCGCCGACGTTAGTGAATTTCGATACGGTCAGATGAGTCAAAGTGAGCGAATCTATTTAGAACCCATCATGGATTTATTTTCGGGTGAAATTTTGGCATTTAACATTAGTGCACACCCAACTCTTGAATTTGCGTTGAAACCACTAAAAGAAGCATTAGATGGATTACCTGAGCTTCCTTATAGAACAACGGTACACACAGATCAAGGATTTCAGTATCAACATAAACAGTGGCAAAAAACGCTTAAAACTCATCATACCTTTCAGAGTATGTCCCGTAAGGCTACCTGCTTAGATAACGCCGCCATGGAATCATTTTTTCATCTCATGAAAGCAGAGATGATGGATGAACACTTCGAAAATTCAGAGAGTCTCGCGCAAGCGATGACTGAATGGATTGAATTTTATAATAACCGTAGAATCAGGACCAAACTAAAAGGCAAGTCACCGGTACAATACCGAGAACTTGCCAATCAGTTAGCAGCTTAATTTAGTTGTCCAAACTTGTGGGTTCACTTCATGGCTATTATTCAGTTATCGTAACTTTTTTATTATATCCAGTTATTTGGTGCTATTATCAAATTAAACACCATAGAAGGGATTTAAACTCCATTTTTAAGGCTTTTTATATCCTACCCCTTCTTTCAAGCATTACCCTGTAAAGTG
Above is a window of Liquorilactobacillus hordei DSM 19519 DNA encoding:
- a CDS encoding IS3 family transposase — its product is MSSRETVTLIDDLRRVFKTSISFILKAVKVPRSTYYYTKHSQGREYENDQVIQAIDEIRQTDAKYTQKYGYRRITLVMHEQGFKVNHKRVLRIMKEQGWTCQAFNKQTRKYNSYKGTVGRIAKNKLHRRFKTDRPYQKLVADVSEFRYGQMSQSERIYLEPIMDLFSGEILAFNISAHPTLEFALKPLKEALDGLPELPYRTTVHTDQGFQYQHKQWQKTLKTHHTFQSMSRKATCLDNAAMESFFHLMKAEMMDEHFENSESLAQAMTEWIEFYNNRRIRTKLKGKSPVQYRELANQLAA